The DNA sequence CACTCGCTTTGAGAGCATACCTCGTAAGAGTCTATAGTTATCTTATAGAGTAGTAGAACCTATATTGCTATATACTCAAGTAGCTATTCTTGTAAAGTAGCTATCTAGTATATATTCAAGTATAACTAGCAGCTCTATATAGCTTATATATGCAATCAGTTGGGGCATTGAACTCATCGAGATGGAAAGCGTCATCAGGAAACTCTTTGTTATAGATCTTCACGGTTTCCAACACATCCCAAGTCTTCCACTCTCCTCTGTAATATTCTATCATAGTGTCAAATCTGGTCCTCATGATCTGCTGATTAACAACCTTTTCTGCTTCGTCACGCATGTCCTTCTCTAGGGACTGGACTTTAGAAGCGAACTCTTCCAACTCGTTTTGGACATCCTTCATTGCTTTGAGGTTATTAAAATCCAACTCCTCAACAGCTTGAATCTTAGAGGCAAATTTCGTATGTTCATCTTCTAACTCATTGAGCTTCTTCATGTCATGATTGTACACCTCACGAGCAACCATGATGCTTTAAAGAGTCTTAAAAACAAAGAAATAAATATTATAAGTGGGAGAAAAACTAGTAGAACTACACATAAAGATTTTATGATAACACTTACGTGGAATGAGTACCCAGTAGCATCACTCATGATGGAATCAACAGACTTTGCAGAGAGACCCTCAATGGACTGGGGGAGTAACATATCACCTAGAATATGAGCAAATGTTGAAGGGTCGGCTTTGACATCATAATTTTGAATGGCCAGGGGGTAAACAATTCAGGCTTGATAGCTGAAGGGTCGACTCGCACTTTCTTCATAGCAGGGGTGCTAACAGGGCTAAAGGCAAGGGCGCTTTTGAAGACTCGGTCTCGAATGATTGCATTTTCATACTATTAAATTTTACATAAGTTGATTTCTCATCACGAGTCCTCTTAAATAAATCATGACACGAAACAAATAGAGGCTTAATGACAGGTGGCTTAAACTATACAATAATGAAGAAGGGTTCAATCCAAGTCAAAATAAAGGTTGAGAAGCAAAATGTGAAAAAGAAATACGCCAATAATGAGAAAGTTTGACGTATACCTTTTGCATAAAGATGACCAGTACTCATCTCATTTCCCTTGATACTTTTTGGACTATCTTCCAATTCAGACGACAAGCTTTGGACAGATTGGGAAGACCTCGCGACAGGTGTAACAATTTGTTTGCTCCTGGTACGACTAGCAGCAGCTTTGATAATTCCCTTTTCTAGAAATACCTTCATCACACTTTCCAAGATTCTTTTTCATCTTTGAAACAAAGTCGTCCACGTCAACCATCTCAGCGTTATGAATGGGGCGACCAAGAGAATTGGTCCAAATCCTTTCACCAGGGGTTAAAGCACGAATCTTCTCTAAAATAACTTTGGCTGAAGTGTCGCTTGGATCCGGTTCAAAATCCAGGTCTAAACAAAGTATATAACAATTAATGACAAATTAAACTACGCAGAAATGGGAATGTGATGCTAAGAGGATGATAGCAATTGAGGGGATTAAAGAATTGAGACTAACATAAAATTAGTACTTACAAGCGTGGCCTAAATGTCAGATTGTGTGCATAATAAGTAAAATACATGCGTCAACAGATAACAACAACATGCGAAGGTAGAAAGCAATAATAAAAGCAAGAAAAGAGGTAATTGTTATACATGAGTCGTTTCAACGGTCCAAGAGATAACCAGCATCTTTGCCAAGCGACTTATTCTCCACAAAAAAGTAATCCTTCTTCCAGTTACGATCGTTAACTATTCAGAATCAAAGGGTCATCAGTGCTCTTATTGCTAAAACTAATTTGACACCCACTAAATTTCTTTAAGCAATAACAATGCTTCACAACCTCGACATTCACTCCTTAATGATGCTTTGAATCGATAGACAAGCCAGGGTTTCCATGCAAAGGGCATTAGTTTCCCAGGTAATACATTAACGGTTTTTAAAACTTCAGACACAAAATTGGAAAAGGGAAACGTAAGACCGACATCAAAAGGATAGTAATAAAAGGATACCCATCATGTCTTGTAGAAATCAGCACAAACATAGGGGTCAAGAACAATGGCGACGATGTTAGAATGGAACAACATATTTGCCTCTTCAAACTTTTCGGGTTTCATGAAGCTTTAGAGGCTATCTTTGGAATCAAGCAGACTAGTGGCAATCTAATCGGTGGTTTCAGCCTGAGTGTCAGTAGGGGCAGAACTACGAGAATTAGAACTTTTGACGTTTTTCTTTACCATCGGAGGGTTTCAGGAGGAGGATTTGGAGGGTTGGCTGTGGAGATGATTTGGAGAGATTAGAATGCAAAGGGCTAGATTGGAGGAGTGTATATAGAGAACAGGAGAAGTTATTGataagtcttgggaagagtttcTTGATAAGTGAACAGCCTATGCATGTATATCATAAAGATGTTCACACATCTATCAAGAGAAGTTGAATGATCAACTTATACACGCTTATACACGCTACAATAACATGTATCTACACAACCGATTAATGACGTGGATGAAGATTTTATTAATTGATAAAATCTGGGGCTATTGTTATATCCGAATTTTCAGACGTGACATGATGTGTTTAAGGCATGGACGAAAAGGAGTGCAAGTGACAGGTCGAGAAAGGAGAGATGAGGAAGCGTCCTGAACAACATCAAGCATAAGGGTGGGCAAACAGAATCAGGACTTGATCTATTGCATGCCGGATTTGTAGGAGTATCAGTTGAGCTCCATGACGTTATCTGCAACCACAATTCAAAGATTGAGAAAAAAAGGGGGGGAGTAGGAGTAAAGATAGGAACTAACGAGAGGATAAAGCACAAGGGGGTGAGGCAAAACAAAAGAGGACACTCTTCAACCAAAACACAACAAAAGCATACATCACAGGGGAAAGAACGTAGCTTGCTTCGTCCAAACACAACACCATTCGAGAACACAGCTACATAAACATCTCGAAGGCATTAGAAATAGGTTGTTGACAAGATAAGGTACTATGAAAGACTCTTTGTAATCTCATTTAAATTCATTTGTAATCTCATTCAAATTCATAGTGGATCATATTTATGTTGAGTAATCAATACCACCCGCGGTTTTTTCCCATTTACGGGTTTTCCGCATCACCAATTCTTCGTGTCATTTCTATTCATATTGTTCTTAGTTTAGATACATTACTTAATCATCATAATCAACTAACCTTAGCATTTAATCCACAAATTTTGGTAAAAATAATATGAAAACCAACCATTTACGAAGTCTGTAATGCGTGTGTACAAAGAAACTAATAAACGAAAAACCGTAaacaaaacataaaaaaaatacGATAATAGTGCGGAAACTGAACTGAACTGTGTCCTAACATtaaaataatttgtaattaaatgGAATTAATTTTcgtaaaatcagtttttaattaaaaaaatatattaaaaaaattagttCATAATTATTCGacttaatttttattttgttcgTTTTGTTCGTGTTCACGAATTCGCTCAAAGCTTGCAAAACCTCGAAATTACCCTCGAATCTTTGTCCGCGTACGGGAAGGAACAACACTTAAGTAACCTCCCCGACAAATAAAACAATGGATAACCTCCCAAGTTTAAATTATGAGTTGTTTTAGGTACCCCAATCAGTTTAGTTTCCGCAACTTGTCCGAATGACGTGTGATAtttgttttaatttaatttatgaATGCATATAAATGCACGTGTGGTCTTATTTCATTATACGAAAATTATCAAGTATAAGTCTCCCACATCagtatttgaaaatattttttaaaaccgTTTTCGGAACTCTAGCATTTTTCTAAAATTATATAAGTGTGTTTTGTTATTAAGTTTTGAAACCCACTTCATCATTTAAATATTTCAAAGTGGGACTTAAGATTCACATGCAAAAATTCATGTTTGCTCTTAAGCCATATCTTTGGACAGCCATATACTTTAATCATTTAACTAAATAAACATGTCTTGAAAAATTATTGAGAAAACATTACAAGCATTACTCATTATAAACACACAATAAAATCTTTATATTCTTTAACACTATCCACCGATCATACGATACATTTCGTTATAATTGATAACGATAAATACAATCAATACTAATATCAAAAACAAATACTTAAATATAATTACCGGGAGTGGGAGGACTCGAACCCGAGTCCCTCCCTAAACTGAGTTTTAATACCATTAAAATTAATCAATCACACTAAAATCTGAAGATGATAGAGACCGAAAAGGATATTACACTTTTTAACATAAAATATGTCAAAAAATAATTTAACAATATGAGGCTAAAAACAAATTTCAATTTACGGGGATATAAATATGATTTCACTTGATCCTTTTAGGGAACCTCTTGGTTcatgatttttttataatatatatcgTTGGATGTAACAAATTCGACATTTTATTATGCACATCAATCGTAAAAATTATAATAAGCATCACCGGTACTAGTATATAATAAGCATACCTCAACGTGGGTGTGAGACATGAAGCTTCCTATTATATAATCTGTTTGTTTCGATAAAAAAAATTTAACACTATTCAATTTGAACAATTTATTTATACATTCTTAACGATTTCTAAAATATTATAGTTTCCTTTATTACCAATAATAGGTGACAACAATTTACACACACTTTCTTACCTTTTTCAAATATTTTCATTTCTTCATATCTAACAAAAATATTAAGAAAATATGGAAACGGGAAGTAACAGCGATAAAAATAATTTCAAGCCAAAAAAACTCAAAAATAAGTAACGGGAAATATGGGCCAAGAAAAAGTGAGGGAGAAAAGCAAAGAAAAAGATAGTAGTGTTATGTTGATGTTGAGTGTGGTGGACGGATGTGTTTATTGTCTAGCGTCTACGGATGTTTGTTTTGTTAATCGGGTGTTATATAAGccttatttattatattattttagaatttttaaatttatattttaacgATTTTTTACTTTTAGCTTATAGGGTTTTTGCTTTTCACGGTTATTTTCCgcgaaaattaaaaaaatatcaaaaaatactaatttttctaaaaatatttgcAATTTTACTATATTCtgaattttttttgtaaaattacGTAATCAACCAAAATTAAGCATTTATGCAACTAGTTAAATGGAGTTTTTTGGTTGCATCTGAAATTGTATCAAGTTGCATGTAATTGTAGAAACTCGTCAAATGTTGCGTCCAGTTGATTCCAGTTGCCAAAAACTGtatttttgtaaaatatattaaaaaatactccctccgtccctctcaaatgtttacatttgggttggggacggagtttaaaaaaaatgataaaatagtggagaaaagttaaaaaagtgagtaaactagtgagaccgattaatattatatgcaTAAAGTGAGTATAGTGGAGAGAAGTggtggatgtagttattttaaaaattataaaaactttacaatatttaaaaaaattgaaatgtaaataattgggagggacatcccaaaaataaaagtgtaaacaaatgggaggcACAGAGGGAGTagtatttttaaaaatttaaaaaatatttaggcaaattttttaaagaaatgacgatattttaataaaaatatttttagatttGGGTAATTTTTCAAAAAAGCTCTAAGAAAAACCTTGTCCATTAAGAAATATCAAAAAAAATGTTTGAATTTGAACCAGCTAAATGAAACTTGTGTGTGGTTTGTGTATGTATGTGAGTGCCACAAAAGTTCAAAGGTTGTCATCAACACACACtttttattttcacttttaaacCTTTAAAAGATGCTTAGCCACCAATGTATCCACCCTCTAATCCTCTTTAAGTTTGAGTcattgttttttttgtttttccccTTTCGATTCAAATTTCTTTGTCAGCTTAGAAACAACGCTTTCTTCCCCACTCATAGATATACCAAAATTCCAAAAGTAAGCACTCATTCTTGTCAAAAGCTACTTGGTTGTAGGGTCCTCCTTTTAGACACACACAAAAACACAACCCCTATCTATTGGGTTTTCTTCCTTAGTTTCTTTACATGTCTTTCTAACATTTGGTTGGACAGATCTTCATCTTCATGTGTTCGGCTCTACAAGTTGGCTTCTTTTTTTCTTGTTTTTACCCAACTATTTGGTAATTCGCAGTAGTACTCCTTATTTTCAAGCACAAGGGTCAAGCATTTAAGAAAAACTTGTCTCTTTATATAGAtcaattttgaattatttaagaATGTGTAAATCGATTTTACcgatatttattttaaaatatcgAAAAAATTAAGTCCATTTTATTCTGATAATTCATTAAAATGGGACAGAATAAGTAATTAAGTATGTGCCTCTCCTCGtaaaaatattattcatagttTTTTACGATTATACCATCacacatttattttttattatcagaaattggatgtatatatatatatatatgtatatttttgtGTGGGCGCGAGCGCGGGGTTTATCAACAACTTGATTGCATCCACTCGtaattaataaaaattttaaaaaaatatatttatatattttaactgaaaaataaatttgaaatattttataataatgcAGTTGACAAATTTTTGTTGTAGAAAATTGTTAGTGGCCCTTGCGGAAAATTTTGCACTATCAATATATGTCACAGTCCATAGTGGGTGACCTTAAGTAATGGTCACAACTCGCAACATGCAGATGTGAGGATAGAAATAAATAGACCGaccaaaaataaatatgaaaccAATTAAGAAAAGGACTTGCAAAACAAAATAGACAAATCTATGCAAAAAGTAGAGGCTATGCGCCTCTTTGTTTAGAGCTTGTCACGTTCTATTTTCACGTATTTATGTTAAATCTAATTATTAGTATAAAATATTTGGTATAATTATTACTTCCAAGTCAATTGTCTTAAAAATAATATGGCCCACTGTCACGGGTGATAATATAATTCGATCCGACGAATACTCGATCCGAAATTGAATATTTTGAATACACCGATCTCgaaattttgaatttgaatttggaTTTCAACCGATACAGGATCCGAAATCTGAAACTCAATCTAGATCAGATCCGAAATCCAAAACCCGATTAAAATCCAAtacataaataatatattttatgtatATTTTAGATTTAAGACATATTTTACATGTACCTATTGTATTATTTGAGTAGTAACATATTAATGTTAAAATTATCATCCCTTATTTAGTGAATTACAATGGTCAGGTTTCGAGATCAGTTTTCGATCAATTTTGTTAGTATTTTTTaaattatgtgttacgtgtatatatttgattaaatttgggctaagtgatgacatatttgaaagtattattcTGTCAGTCtcaatttatctgtcttgtttgactTTTTACGGTCAAATTGAGCCAACTTTGACTGAAAATTTCACATAATGGATTATCGAAagtatttataaaaattatatcatttgaaAGGATGTTTAACGTCCTTTAATATGtatttttcagtttttcaaaataattaaaaaataaatttttatttacgGTCAAAGTTCGGTCAATTTGACCATCAAGAATCAAACAAGACATGTGTTATAGTATACATATTGCTGTATATATGTTTTGTCGAGACgatatttttgaatttttgatttataccctgttttgtgaaaatatcgaataaaaTTTAGGATCaagtcaccggattgtagtgacattttttataaaaattaggaccGTTATCGgtgggttgtagtggtcgtgacATGAATCATGAGTTTTAAATTATTGTTGTTATGTGATATATGATCGTATGTTTCGAATaaaaataagaataagaatatgtatcaaaaGTGATTATTTCACATTTTATTATCATATCGTAAAAATTTTGTATTTTGTTATATGTATGTTGTTTGGCCTAATAGTCGGATTGATTGATTTGTTGCTGGCTGTATAACTCATTATTTACAATTTCAGGTTCAAATATTCGAGCTGGATATCATTTAAGTTCGAGTATTTAGTATTGGAGTTTATTGACTTTTGGACCTCCGTTAAGTGCGCTTTGTAATAAacacctttgtaatagattttTGGATTAATAAATGTATTGTaagtccttatctaattttaactTGTTTTATTCTACTATTAATATCATTCTTAAAAAATAAGGGATATTTATCTCAAATATCTTTCCCAAATTTTTACAAAATGACGTTACTGACACATGACTTATTTTGATTCGTGGATGATATGAATGCATGTGGAGTCTCATATTATTATTAAAAAGATTGCCAAATTTTACGTGACACATTAAATTTGGGAAATTTTTTGGGATACAAATTTGTGGTTTCTAgcatttttcataatttaaacTCGTTGGATGTCTTATATTATAGTGAAATTTCAGTTAATCGGATTGAAACGATCCGTTTTTGAACACTTTCACAAGACTTACTTTTCAAAGAAACATATGAATACTGCAAAAAATAATGCAGGTGAAAAAAAAGGACACAAAACATTACACATGAAATTTCTTTTAATATCTTGCAGACTAAACAAAACAAGTTTCAATATTAAAATGTTGAGACTTTTTTTAGCAAAGTTGGATGCATGTGACAGAGAAGAGTAATAAAATGAGATGTTTTTGTTTGTCTGAAACCATgcatttttataattttagaCGGCACAAATAGTTGAGAAACTTACAATAATTGGGGTCAAAAAATCAAGGTTTTAATGGGTTATGATTAGTTGGTGTGTTTTGTGTGTCTCTTTTCTTAACCTGTCATCATGCTTTTGTTAACTGCTTCAAGTCAAGTATCCCTTTCAATCACCAAAAGCTACAAACTTTTACTATTAGCTTTTAAAATAAGTATTCTTACTcgaaaaaataatatataataaaaattatcTGAATCGAGAAAAATGCTCATAAGTACATAATAAGTATTCGATTTTAAACTCTTTTACTATGGGAATAAATGATTATAGAAATAACATTTCTAAAAGTAAAACTATAAATACATGATAAGTTCTATTTTATGATTATAAAAGTATTTATGTATTTGAGATAAAAATAAGTACAAATTTAAAGATATTTTTGTTTTGAAGGGTAAGGCTAAATAGGGCTTTTATTTCCTTGGTGTCTTAATATTTGACAAGTTGGAAACTTTGGTTGGAGGCAACTGGCAAGTACTTTACCATCTTTTCTGTTTTGTTCTTGTACTTTCTTTTTATAGATTGCTAATGGGTTTTTCTTGAACACTTGATTATGATTGTTTAGGACTTTAGTTTGTGATTTTGATTGGCTGCAACATTAGCTCAGAGCTCTGCAATCTTTCCTCACTTTTATATATACATTTAGATATAATAATAACTTGTATTAGTTGTTGGTTTTCTTCAAGATTTGATTTTTATTGGTTAGTGTTTGCTTAAAGAGGTTCAAGAGCAGGAGAGAGAGATTTGTATAAAGGAGTTTCAAGAActaggagagagagagagagagagagagagagagatttgtatAAAGGAGTTTCAAGAACAGAGAGAGAGAGTTAACTGGATGGTTTTGTTTAGATGAAGGATATGCACTTGCCCTTTGATTTTCAGGGGAAGAGGGGGTTTGATTCTTTAGTTTTTAAAGATTTAAGTCCATCTTGTTTATCAGATCCATATTTTTACAAGAACCAATTCACTCAAACTACACTTGTTGAGCCTACTAGTGTTTTAGACAATATAAGTAGTCCAAATCCTCCTACTTCAACTTCAACCCTGTCTTCATCTTTAGGCAGTGGTAGGGCTGGTGGTGGTGGTGGGGGTTGTTCTACCGACACGGCTGCGGTGGCGGCAGTTTCAGGCAAACCATCTTCAAACTGGGCTCAAAATGAAGCCAACAGCTCCATCAATGTAGTTGGTCAACAAATTCAGGAGGTCTCTGGTGGTGGGGATAGGCACCGGAGTATAGAGAAATGTGGGCTGGGAATGGAAGATTGGGAGAGTGTGTTGTCGGAATCTGCTGCAGCCTCACCTAGTCAAGAACAATCCGTTCTTGGTTGGATCATGGGGGATGTTGAAGATCCTTCTTTAGGGCTTAACAAAGTGCTTCAAATTGGCGGTGGTGATTACGATTTTAATGTTGGTTTTGGTGGGATGAATCAAGGTTTTGGATTGGAAAATAGTAATACAATTGGTTCAAGTTCTGCACATTTGATGCCAACAAGTTATCCTCAGAAAGTCACCACCGATTTTACTAATGCTCAAAATCCTATGTTTTCGCTGTTGGAAAATAATGTTGGGTCTACTGTGAATCAACCGCAGCAAATTTACAATCCCCAAATGTTGATTAACCAGAATCAAGCACTACAAAATCAAAATCCATCATTTTTCTTGCCAGTTTCATATAATGATACTCAACAAGATGAACAACTTTTTGTGCCTCCTCATCCCAAGAGGCACAATTCTGGTAACCTTGAATCCACCTCTCCGGTGCCAAAAGGCCCATTTCTTGATTCGGGCCAAGAGGTTTTCAGTGGAAGACAGCAACAACATCAGCAAAATTCATTTCCAGGTGTTCAAAATATTTCTCAACAAAGGTCATCAGTGGTAGCTAGGCCTAAATTTGTTCGGGATGATATTGGACAACAACAGTTGCAACAACAGGCGATAATTGATCAACTTTTTAAGGCATCTGAATTGCTTTTGTCAGGAAATGTTATACTTTTGCAAGGGATATTGGCGCGGCTCAATCACCAGCTATCTCCAATTGGTAAGCCTTTTTTAAGGTCTGCCTATTACTGTAAGGAAGCTTTACAACTGCTCCTTCAGACAAACAACAACATGAATCCCTTGTCGACAAGTAATTCTTCACCTTTTAATCTTATCTTCAAGATTGGTGCTTATAAATCATTTTCTGAAATTTCACCTGTACTGCAATTTGCCAATTTTACTTGCAACCAAGCTCTTCTTGAAGCAACGGATGGGTTTGATCGAATTCATATAATTGATTTCGATATTGGGTATGGTGGACAATGGGCATCTTTTATGCAAGAACTTGCCTTAAAGAATGATGGTGTGCCTTTGCTTAAGATCACTGCGTTCGCCTCTCCATCCACACCCCATGACCAGCTTGAGCTTGGCCTCACAAGAGAGAATTTGAATCATTTTGCTAATGAAATAAATATGGGATTTGAGTTTGAGATTGTTAGCCTTGATGCTTTGGCTTCTACGTTGTGGTCATTGCCTCTTCATGTTTCAGAGAGTGATGCAGTTGCAGTTAATCTCCCTGCTGGTTCCTTTTTCAATCAACAAGTATCTCTCCCTATGGTTTTGCGATTTATAAAGCAACTCTCTCCTAAAATCGTAGTTTCTGCTGATAGGGGCTGTGATAGAACTGACCTCCCATTTCCTAACCATGTCATTCATGTTGTGCAGTCCTATACAAACTTGCTCGAATCTTTAGATGCTGTAAACTTGAACCATGATGCACTGAATAAAATCGAGAGGTTCTTGCTGCAACCGGGCATTGAGAAAATTGTAATGAATCGTTATCGTTCTCCAGAAAAATCTCAGCATTGGAGGACTCTCTTTTTGTCTTCAGGTTTCTCTCCACTAGGTTTCAGCAACTTCACAGAGTCCCAAGCTGAATGTGTGGTGAAGAGGACTCCTGTCCAGGGATATCACGTAGAAAAGAGACAGTCTTCGCTTGTTCTCTGTTGGCAACGAAGGGAGCTCATCTCAGTTTCGGCTTGGAGATGCTGAGCCATTGGCATTATCTTATATTAAGATTCATCAATTCAACTTAATTTAAAGGTGCCTCTTAACTGTCTGATTTAAGTCTATAATCTTCTAATGTACCTTGCTATGATTTTAAATTTGCTAATTTTGTATGTGAACTGTGAAGCTATGTAGCTATTAGGCTTGCTAAATTTGATAGCTTTTGGGTCTTCTAATTAATGCATATTTTTAAGTTTCATATCTACATTTCGTCTTCGAATGTTACACTAGTAGAGTCATAGTCATCAACTGTAAGCGAGATATACCGAGTATATTTGGTTTGGTTCCGATAGGCACTCCATAAATCTACTTGCATATGCAGAAAAGTTCAAGAGGGGACATGATATCTTGATATCTAGTTTTATTGgcatattaaaaatataaaagataAATCAATTGTCAATGCTATATAAAACAATTATTTTGGCCTTTATTAAGAAGTAGATTTGTGAGAAGCTACTTTTGTTAATATTTCTCGCACGTTAGAACAAGACCTAGACAATCAGACAAACAACTGGACATATGAGCTTGCAGAAACCCCACAATCTCCTCCTCAGAGAACATGACAACTGTTGAAGTGAGCTTGATATTATGTGTACTACACTATGTTCCATGCACTGGGATCAGAAGTATGCGTGATTTATCAAGGTAAACGGAATAGGTGAGATTGTTCGGATTGATTCTCAACCCGGGGAGCATCTAGTAAGGGGCCGGGGAACACCGGCATACTAATCCAAGAAATGAGGAGTGACATGTTAGATGTGATAATATTATAAATCAGATTTCTAGATTCAATATTGATGATGTTTTAACATAGTGACGAAAATTGACCTTTTGTATAAAAGATCATAGATGGTCACGTTTCATATATACTAGCCTATAAACCTATAAACCATCCAATACACGGACtaattattataatatttgtaattttattactttatatgaaaataaattaaaaaaaaatattaagtatatattattgagattaatgaaattaaaatatttacctattattttgtatatattatattattgaagtattcaaaatttagatagtaaAAATCTTAATAAGTCCTCTTAATATGGCCTCTCTAGATCGCTTCGCTGTGCGGATGCAAAGTGGCAGTCTTGAATAGAATAGCAGTAGTGTATTTGAATGATTTTGTATTGTTTTTCTTAAtattgattttttaatttttccttgatttattaattattttgttatataaAAAGGAAGGTGTTAACTAACCGAAcaaacgaaaccatgtttcgcttataatagtatagtatagattacTCCCTCCGTCTGTCTAGATTATATACATCTAGTACTGATGTAGTACTTGCACGCATTTCGAGActtttataaaatatagtttcgtATTCCTTTACGGGGTGTCAGGAGTTCGACTTTCGGTGTGTGTAAtcaattaaaaaaaaatatatagtttcgtaacttttttaattttttttgaataaaagtttaaatataaaacttttattcttaaaaaaaaattaaaaaaatattatggagTTATGCTTTAAAATAGTATTGAAAAACGTGCCAAAAAGTAATgtataaaatttaatataatagAGGGGTATTAGAAATGTATAATAAAGAAATAATAATTTTGGACTAGTTCGTGTGTAATTAATTAGCGAAAAAACAACAATAGTTTCGTCCGTAAAAACGGATACTTTACTTTCAAATGTCATTACTTTAAATTCTTACAAAAAATTTCTGATTATCACAAATATTCATACTAACCGAAGAAAAAGTACGAATTAATAAATTATGAATCAGTTAATTAACAATGTGTAATTTTATAACTAAGATTGGACTGCAACCTATGTCCAAGCCCATGTCTTGAAAGCACAGTAAAAATCCAA is a window from the Apium graveolens cultivar Ventura chromosome 1, ASM990537v1, whole genome shotgun sequence genome containing:
- the LOC141660069 gene encoding scarecrow-like protein 6, encoding MKDMHLPFDFQGKRGFDSLVFKDLSPSCLSDPYFYKNQFTQTTLVEPTSVLDNISSPNPPTSTSTLSSSLGSGRAGGGGGGCSTDTAAVAAVSGKPSSNWAQNEANSSINVVGQQIQEVSGGGDRHRSIEKCGLGMEDWESVLSESAAASPSQEQSVLGWIMGDVEDPSLGLNKVLQIGGGDYDFNVGFGGMNQGFGLENSNTIGSSSAHLMPTSYPQKVTTDFTNAQNPMFSLLENNVGSTVNQPQQIYNPQMLINQNQALQNQNPSFFLPVSYNDTQQDEQLFVPPHPKRHNSGNLESTSPVPKGPFLDSGQEVFSGRQQQHQQNSFPGVQNISQQRSSVVARPKFVRDDIGQQQLQQQAIIDQLFKASELLLSGNVILLQGILARLNHQLSPIGKPFLRSAYYCKEALQLLLQTNNNMNPLSTSNSSPFNLIFKIGAYKSFSEISPVLQFANFTCNQALLEATDGFDRIHIIDFDIGYGGQWASFMQELALKNDGVPLLKITAFASPSTPHDQLELGLTRENLNHFANEINMGFEFEIVSLDALASTLWSLPLHVSESDAVAVNLPAGSFFNQQVSLPMVLRFIKQLSPKIVVSADRGCDRTDLPFPNHVIHVVQSYTNLLESLDAVNLNHDALNKIERFLLQPGIEKIVMNRYRSPEKSQHWRTLFLSSGFSPLGFSNFTESQAECVVKRTPVQGYHVEKRQSSLVLCWQRRELISVSAWRC